A genome region from Methanobacterium aggregans includes the following:
- a CDS encoding succinylglutamate desuccinylase/aspartoacylase family protein, protein MIVMPAGFAANNTTNATPYTISTLDSHVGADVTKNPEIASTTNIPRTDLANQILEKEKQGSAVLQFGNGSGNKLLIWAGIHGNEEEANIATMKYLEYIKNTNFSGTLYVVPFAIPKDTSLNSRYYGPMKYTYTVKVKYKKVWYKKAYTKWYKKVYRYHGKKYYKWVKKTYYKKTYKWLYKYVKKTGYKYVDPNRVANVQGTPGWNVVQFAKNHGITNILDVHSGGGLTSYTKGVIYATTPTAASSYSGESKWANYVKSVTGCEVEYGSGQNGMVRNQGHNYGISTITLEVERDSGTTAGYAAVELKMIKAACKFFGFPG, encoded by the coding sequence ATGATTGTGATGCCTGCAGGTTTTGCTGCAAACAACACCACAAATGCAACACCCTACACCATCTCCACATTAGACAGCCATGTTGGTGCAGATGTAACCAAGAACCCTGAAATTGCATCCACAACCAACATTCCTAGAACAGATCTTGCAAACCAGATACTTGAAAAAGAGAAACAGGGTTCAGCTGTTCTTCAGTTTGGAAATGGTAGTGGTAATAAACTTTTAATATGGGCTGGAATTCATGGAAATGAAGAAGAGGCCAACATAGCCACAATGAAGTACCTGGAGTACATCAAAAACACGAACTTCAGTGGAACTCTTTACGTGGTTCCCTTTGCAATTCCAAAGGATACTTCACTGAATTCAAGGTACTACGGCCCAATGAAATACACCTACACTGTAAAAGTTAAATACAAGAAGGTGTGGTACAAAAAGGCCTACACAAAGTGGTACAAAAAGGTTTACAGGTACCATGGAAAGAAGTACTACAAATGGGTTAAAAAAACCTACTACAAAAAGACCTACAAGTGGCTCTACAAATACGTGAAGAAGACAGGCTACAAATATGTGGATCCAAACAGGGTTGCCAATGTTCAGGGAACTCCAGGATGGAACGTTGTTCAATTCGCTAAAAACCATGGTATAACCAACATACTCGATGTTCACTCCGGCGGAGGTTTAACTTCCTACACCAAGGGAGTTATATACGCCACAACACCAACAGCAGCATCCTCATATTCTGGTGAGAGCAAATGGGCAAACTACGTTAAGAGTGTAACAGGCTGTGAAGTTGAGTACGGTTCTGGCCAGAATGGAATGGTCAGAAACCAGGGACACAACTACGGTATCAGCACCATAACCCTTGAAGTTGAAAGGGACTCTGGAACAACAGCAGGTTACGCAGCAGTTGAGCTCAAAATGATCAAAGCTGCATGTAAATTCTTTGGATTCCCAGGTTAA
- a CDS encoding putative quinol monooxygenase gives MIKVVAKHFIEESRINDFLENAAELVEASLKEDGCISYGLYQDVNDSRVVTIIEEWEDMDSLGDHMASEHFKRIVPSLNEFYEKEGEINVYRKI, from the coding sequence ATGATCAAAGTTGTTGCCAAACATTTCATAGAAGAATCTAGAATCAACGATTTTTTAGAAAATGCAGCTGAACTCGTTGAAGCAAGCCTGAAAGAGGATGGATGCATCAGTTACGGACTCTATCAAGATGTGAACGATTCAAGGGTAGTTACTATAATTGAAGAATGGGAAGACATGGATTCACTTGGGGATCATATGGCATCAGAACACTTCAAGAGGATCGTGCCAAGTTTAAATGAATTCTATGAAAAAGAAGGTGAAATCAACGTTTACAGGAAAATATAA
- a CDS encoding ARPP-1 family domain-containing protein yields the protein MNAIMVEYIDGMDLGETQVHGGMSVIPLFDGTEDSGYITLKEALDLESIVITELDEHGAVPELKVHNLGDVPVLLLDGEELVGAKQNRVLNTTILLKEGSETVIPVSCTEHGRWSYTSDRFADSGHVAANRVRRSKNASVCQSLRNHEGYRSNQMEVWDEISELSHEAMVMSETGAMRDVYSSREKDMEEYMEAFPLMDDQKGVMVLIKGEVAGMDRVSSSAAYKLLHEKLVKSYAIEALLDEEDNSEENISEAVDNFLEDLKSSLEETHKSVGYGYDHRFESPGTLGSALIHEDRVLHAAFFNKNEKKPGMSGYRERRSFRDVR from the coding sequence GTGAACGCTATAATGGTTGAGTATATAGATGGTATGGATCTTGGGGAAACACAGGTGCACGGTGGAATGTCCGTGATCCCACTCTTCGATGGTACAGAAGATTCAGGTTACATTACCTTGAAAGAAGCTTTGGACTTAGAATCAATTGTTATAACAGAATTAGATGAACATGGTGCAGTTCCTGAGTTAAAGGTTCATAACTTGGGTGATGTCCCTGTCCTGCTCCTTGATGGTGAGGAACTGGTTGGTGCAAAGCAGAACAGGGTCCTGAACACCACCATACTCCTTAAGGAGGGTTCTGAGACTGTAATCCCTGTAAGCTGCACAGAACATGGAAGATGGAGTTACACCTCGGATCGTTTTGCTGATTCTGGACACGTGGCAGCAAACCGTGTTCGCCGCAGCAAAAATGCATCAGTGTGCCAGTCCCTCAGAAACCACGAGGGTTACCGTTCCAACCAGATGGAGGTCTGGGATGAGATCAGTGAACTCTCCCATGAAGCAATGGTGATGTCAGAAACAGGTGCAATGAGGGATGTTTACAGCTCAAGGGAGAAAGATATGGAAGAGTACATGGAAGCGTTCCCACTCATGGATGATCAGAAAGGAGTTATGGTTCTCATAAAGGGAGAAGTTGCAGGTATGGATAGGGTGTCCTCATCTGCAGCCTACAAACTCCTACATGAGAAGCTTGTGAAAAGCTACGCCATTGAAGCCCTTCTAGATGAAGAAGATAACAGTGAAGAAAATATTTCTGAAGCTGTTGACAACTTTCTGGAGGATCTGAAGTCATCCCTGGAGGAAACACATAAATCAGTTGGTTACGGCTACGATCACCGCTTTGAAAGTCCAGGAACTCTGGGATCTGCCCTAATCCATGAAGACAGGGTTTTACATGCAGCTTTCTTCAACAAAAATGAGAAAAAACCGGGTATGTCCGGTTACAGGGAGAGGAGGAGCTTCAGGGATGTGAGGTAG
- a CDS encoding Coenzyme F420 hydrogenase/dehydrogenase, beta subunit C-terminal domain gives MHIDNYIKEVTKGMGPDQQKEVARELKTHILDSADAIAHERNVEVDDNVILEAISRMGTPEKLAKMYPKLENIWKLDEIVGSDMCAKCGTCAVICPNNILSFDGKPELTEECLRNGHGMCFEVCPRVSSGKYQIKIRENFREEMYYGRGSSSGQDGGAVTTFLRHLLENDKIDGAIVVGDEYWKPVSLIVQSADDLAQTSKSKYTISTLEALKTAGNMGIERVAIVALPCQINGLRKLQYFPYLAKHEEELGRTGKPVKLPKIEYLIGLFCTEKFDYGNMKKILRQNNIKMEDVEKFNVKKGKLLVHVDGEEKKIDLKKIELCTGCKMCRDFDAELADVSIGSVGSPKGYSTIVIRTDKGEEIKEAMELEEGVNTDEVEKLRGFKLKRFQRELQRRKENDEYISFYWTSDYAGVSKRADGTYFIRIRAKPAGWYDVYEIKEVLDVADKYNARIKLTNRGAYELHGISGFDVEEVVERLNSMGLVTGSEGPLVRATLACPGKENCGSGLIDTTEICSIIEDRFKERPTPYKFKIAVSGCPNKCMRPQIHDAGVAGIEFPKTNEDNCNGCGRCSEVCKVEAINIRGETSYTNYDICVGCGKCMKACPHSAREVKEEGFMLYIGGKAGRELVEGVSTKVQTVDEITAYIDSVLRVYSRYADKPQRERLAATMKRVGQTKFLNEVREGLED, from the coding sequence ATGCACATAGACAATTATATAAAGGAAGTAACAAAGGGCATGGGTCCAGATCAGCAAAAGGAAGTTGCTCGAGAACTCAAAACTCACATCCTGGACAGTGCAGATGCCATTGCCCATGAAAGAAACGTTGAAGTTGATGATAACGTAATCTTAGAGGCCATCTCAAGGATGGGAACTCCAGAAAAACTTGCAAAAATGTACCCGAAGCTAGAAAACATCTGGAAACTCGATGAAATAGTTGGAAGCGACATGTGCGCCAAATGCGGTACCTGTGCAGTGATATGTCCCAACAACATCCTGTCCTTTGACGGTAAACCTGAACTAACTGAAGAATGCCTTAGAAACGGTCATGGAATGTGCTTCGAGGTCTGTCCAAGGGTTTCATCTGGAAAGTACCAGATAAAGATAAGGGAGAACTTCAGGGAGGAGATGTACTATGGAAGGGGATCCTCCAGTGGACAGGACGGTGGAGCTGTCACAACCTTCCTGAGACACCTCCTTGAGAATGATAAAATAGATGGGGCCATAGTTGTTGGTGATGAGTACTGGAAACCAGTTTCACTCATAGTTCAGAGTGCAGATGACCTGGCTCAAACATCCAAGTCCAAGTACACCATATCAACCCTTGAAGCCCTGAAAACTGCTGGTAACATGGGAATTGAGAGGGTTGCAATAGTTGCACTGCCCTGCCAGATAAACGGCCTTCGTAAACTCCAGTACTTCCCATACCTTGCAAAGCACGAGGAGGAACTTGGAAGAACAGGCAAACCCGTGAAACTACCAAAAATTGAATACCTCATAGGCCTCTTCTGCACAGAAAAATTCGACTACGGAAACATGAAGAAGATCCTGAGGCAGAACAATATAAAAATGGAAGATGTTGAAAAGTTCAACGTTAAAAAGGGAAAACTCCTTGTACACGTGGATGGGGAAGAGAAAAAGATCGATCTTAAGAAGATAGAACTCTGTACCGGATGTAAAATGTGCAGGGACTTCGATGCAGAACTTGCAGATGTTTCAATTGGATCCGTTGGAAGTCCAAAGGGCTACTCAACCATTGTCATAAGAACAGATAAGGGTGAAGAGATCAAGGAAGCCATGGAACTTGAAGAAGGTGTTAACACAGATGAGGTGGAAAAACTCAGGGGATTCAAGCTTAAAAGGTTCCAGAGGGAACTTCAAAGGAGAAAGGAAAATGATGAGTACATATCCTTTTACTGGACTTCAGACTATGCAGGTGTTTCAAAGAGGGCTGATGGCACATACTTCATAAGGATAAGGGCAAAACCAGCAGGATGGTACGATGTATATGAAATAAAAGAGGTTCTTGATGTTGCAGATAAGTACAATGCAAGGATCAAGCTCACAAACAGGGGTGCCTACGAACTTCACGGAATCAGTGGCTTCGATGTTGAGGAAGTTGTAGAAAGACTCAACTCCATGGGCCTTGTAACAGGTTCAGAGGGCCCCCTTGTCAGGGCAACACTTGCATGCCCAGGTAAGGAGAACTGCGGCAGTGGCCTCATAGACACAACGGAGATATGCAGTATCATTGAAGACAGATTCAAGGAAAGACCAACACCCTACAAATTCAAAATTGCAGTCAGTGGCTGTCCCAATAAATGTATGAGGCCCCAGATACACGATGCGGGTGTTGCAGGTATAGAGTTCCCAAAAACCAATGAAGACAACTGTAACGGCTGTGGTAGATGTTCAGAGGTCTGTAAGGTTGAGGCCATAAACATCCGGGGAGAAACCTCCTACACCAACTACGACATCTGTGTTGGCTGCGGAAAGTGCATGAAGGCCTGTCCACACAGTGCAAGGGAAGTTAAAGAAGAAGGATTCATGCTATACATTGGAGGTAAAGCTGGTAGGGAGCTTGTTGAAGGTGTGAGCACCAAGGTACAAACGGTTGATGAAATAACAGCCTACATAGACAGTGTACTCAGGGTTTACAGTAGGTACGCAGATAAACCACAACGGGAAAGATTGGCTGCAACCATGAAACGTGTTGGCCAGACAAAATTCCTCAATGAGGTTAGAGAGGGTCTTGAAGATTAA
- a CDS encoding PadR family transcriptional regulator translates to MSNIFERFEKEMRRGAIQVAVMCLLEEEHYGYEITKGLKNSGLKVEEGTLYPLLRRLEKDELLSSRWDTGDSRPRKYYVVTDYGRDVRENWLEFFKSINQSVEEFETNLNNGEGD, encoded by the coding sequence ATGAGCAATATCTTTGAAAGATTCGAGAAGGAAATGAGGAGGGGAGCCATACAGGTAGCAGTGATGTGTTTACTTGAAGAGGAGCATTACGGTTATGAAATCACAAAGGGCCTTAAAAATTCTGGGCTCAAAGTGGAAGAAGGAACTTTATATCCCCTTCTCAGACGTCTTGAAAAGGACGAACTCCTCTCGAGCCGATGGGACACTGGAGATTCAAGACCCAGAAAATACTACGTGGTAACAGACTACGGGAGAGATGTCAGGGAGAACTGGCTGGAATTTTTTAAATCAATCAATCAATCTGTTGAAGAATTTGAAACCAACCTGAACAATGGAGAAGGTGACTGA
- a CDS encoding tetratricopeptide repeat protein produces MKFNLKHKIFGFSVFLAIILFFILSASVNKVLELFLFIILVMVISILFQIFNYSLKVYLSTVIIVLTGLSVLIFILNQAYSLVNIGTYIFPILGALVCAIEFIPIFKKKALFMESVSLVEMNKFLESIAISDKILESYPEYFNTIYFKACTLNILRKHQEQLELVDELLKMKLNKKQKMFVLNLKVCALSNLGRYDDAEDIVDEILEEDPDNSVTLYYEAEILSRIGYKQESMDYYVDSLESINNELLKHQKSLIKKMSVSNDNRNRMLLELWTLEGCIQIKLHQYPEALDSFSEALKLNPNKSMVWSNKGYALAKLGQYDEALNCIDRSLDLYPENDFALNSKGYILAESGKPEESLQYYQKAIEIAPLDEERYYNKGKAYQKLQQYTEALKCYNKVLELNPNCEYAKKARDEVLKVMEN; encoded by the coding sequence ATGAAATTTAACCTTAAACATAAAATCTTTGGATTTTCAGTCTTTTTGGCAATCATTTTATTCTTCATTCTTTCTGCGTCCGTTAATAAAGTTCTAGAGTTATTTTTGTTCATAATTTTAGTAATGGTCATATCAATTTTATTCCAAATTTTCAATTACAGTCTAAAGGTTTATTTAAGTACTGTAATCATAGTTTTAACGGGTTTATCTGTTCTAATTTTTATACTAAATCAAGCATATAGTTTGGTTAATATAGGAACGTATATATTCCCTATATTGGGGGCTTTAGTATGTGCTATAGAGTTTATTCCAATTTTCAAAAAGAAAGCACTTTTCATGGAATCTGTTTCACTTGTTGAAATGAATAAATTCCTAGAATCTATTGCTATTTCAGATAAAATACTGGAATCTTATCCAGAATATTTCAATACTATTTATTTTAAAGCATGTACGTTGAACATCTTAAGGAAGCACCAGGAACAACTGGAATTAGTGGACGAGCTCTTGAAAATGAAGTTGAATAAAAAACAGAAAATGTTTGTTTTAAATTTAAAGGTTTGTGCTCTTTCAAATCTTGGAAGGTATGATGATGCAGAAGATATTGTTGATGAAATTCTTGAAGAAGATCCAGATAATTCAGTTACACTTTACTATGAAGCAGAAATACTTTCAAGAATAGGTTATAAACAGGAATCAATGGATTATTATGTGGATTCATTAGAATCAATCAATAATGAACTATTAAAACATCAAAAATCATTAATTAAGAAAATGAGTGTTTCTAATGATAATCGAAATAGAATGTTATTGGAACTTTGGACTTTGGAAGGATGTATTCAAATTAAGTTACACCAGTACCCTGAAGCATTAGACTCTTTCAGTGAAGCATTAAAATTAAACCCAAATAAGTCTATGGTGTGGAGTAATAAGGGCTATGCCCTTGCAAAGTTAGGGCAGTATGATGAAGCCTTAAACTGTATTGACAGATCTCTGGACTTGTATCCAGAGAATGATTTTGCATTAAATAGTAAAGGTTATATCCTTGCAGAATCTGGAAAACCAGAAGAATCATTGCAATACTACCAAAAAGCAATAGAAATAGCTCCTCTTGATGAAGAAAGATATTATAATAAGGGGAAAGCTTATCAGAAACTCCAACAATACACAGAAGCTTTAAAATGTTACAACAAAGTCCTTGAATTAAATCCTAATTGTGAATATGCAAAAAAAGCCAGAGATGAAGTTCTAAAGGTGATGGAAAACTAG
- a CDS encoding tetratricopeptide repeat protein has product MFFRKKKRLKTLPNDQRDSLLNNGLELLKQRRFEDAEDCLDEILKLDPTDYEAWYLKGVVLMIRNNFEDGLKCLDHSLNINSKNADAWQRKGEIFWRSGQYNESLESCEEALKLDLKNYKALFNKGRSLMGLKKYDEALEFYSKTLELKPEYSEAWLYKGLALNLLEKNPESLKCLEKALTLNPKNAEIWHAKALTFEKLGKTEEALNCYKKALQINPNLQISKQKIKNIQSKT; this is encoded by the coding sequence ATGTTTTTTAGGAAGAAGAAGAGATTAAAAACTTTACCCAATGATCAAAGGGATTCTTTACTAAATAATGGTCTTGAACTTTTAAAGCAGCGTAGGTTTGAAGATGCAGAGGATTGTCTCGATGAAATCTTGAAATTGGATCCTACTGACTATGAAGCATGGTATCTGAAGGGTGTTGTTTTAATGATTAGGAATAACTTTGAGGACGGACTTAAATGCTTGGATCACTCTTTAAATATAAATTCTAAGAACGCAGATGCATGGCAACGCAAAGGAGAAATCTTCTGGAGATCTGGTCAGTACAATGAATCCTTAGAAAGTTGTGAAGAAGCATTAAAATTAGATTTAAAAAATTACAAAGCACTTTTTAATAAAGGCCGTAGCTTAATGGGCCTTAAAAAGTATGATGAAGCCTTGGAGTTCTATAGTAAGACCCTTGAACTTAAACCCGAATATTCTGAAGCATGGCTTTACAAAGGTTTGGCTTTGAATCTGCTTGAAAAAAACCCTGAATCACTTAAATGTCTGGAAAAGGCTTTAACTTTAAATCCCAAAAACGCTGAAATATGGCATGCCAAAGCTTTAACATTTGAAAAACTTGGAAAAACAGAAGAAGCTTTAAACTGTTACAAAAAAGCACTTCAAATCAATCCCAATTTACAAATCTCCAAACAAAAAATTAAAAACATCCAATCAAAAACATGA
- a CDS encoding Ig-like domain repeat protein: MFLLLTIFAILISVSSVSATPTVYVNATGGNDANSGTSDSPYQTIYQGISSVDENGTVYIANGVYNGTGNTNITISKSMNITGQSQTGTIINGTGTNWIFNIPSGINVTIQNLTIVNATKNSWGSAISNSGNLTLNGCSFTANTNSNTYPACAGIYNDQSGVLKVVNSNFRDNIAGWSCTILNFGVCTVENSTFINNTATTNGGVIGDAGTLNVTSSTFIGNHADNWGGAIVTDPSSHIEIHYCSLIGNTASMGNVIYNQGYLNATDNWWGSNNPVWTDLIAKVSGTIDTSTWLYMTMNAIPPTINNTQTILVTVSFNNRDNGTTVTSFDPSTGHIPDGTLITYSSTLGNFNPITATTVNGIATSLFTANQSGTDYLYATNDDQTVSRRLTVNQGPTVTTVGGVTGYAGQNVTLTANVDCYGNPVNEGTVRFTVAGNTGSIILNPVPVNNGIAALNWTIPTSFGVGEYLIVADYSGSGNYLASSNGTNLTVTPNPTTIVVGGVSGYAGQNVTFTANLVDSNGNPVTDGQVTFRVNNTNNGTVAVSNGTASITWAIPTTWTAGNYSVVADYSGSNNYLASTNSTLLTLQPSSYLYLNTTTSKKNPTTGETFILTYKLSNSGPDNATNVTVSFQIPAGLEFVNATVDNGTVTYNPTNRTVTWTLTNVEVGDPYLYLTVRALGTGSYTITPTITSETFNGNTDPLMPFSISVKAENNSNSSTVNAASTTKTVPMQTTGMPVAGLVLAILAVLGGTLAPRKK; this comes from the coding sequence ATGTTCCTTTTACTCACCATTTTTGCTATTTTGATTTCAGTATCCAGTGTCAGTGCAACTCCAACTGTTTATGTTAACGCAACAGGAGGTAACGATGCCAACAGTGGAACAAGTGACAGTCCTTATCAAACAATATACCAAGGAATAAGTAGTGTAGATGAAAATGGAACCGTATACATTGCAAATGGTGTTTACAACGGAACCGGCAACACAAACATTACCATCAGTAAAAGTATGAACATTACTGGTCAAAGCCAAACAGGAACCATAATCAACGGAACAGGCACAAACTGGATATTCAACATCCCAAGTGGAATAAACGTCACAATCCAGAACCTGACAATAGTCAATGCCACTAAAAATAGTTGGGGTAGTGCTATTTCCAACTCGGGTAATCTGACCTTAAATGGATGTAGTTTCACAGCCAACACTAATTCTAACACTTATCCTGCTTGTGCAGGTATTTATAATGACCAGAGTGGTGTTCTGAAGGTTGTTAACTCTAATTTCAGAGATAACATTGCAGGTTGGAGTTGTACCATCCTTAACTTTGGTGTTTGCACAGTAGAAAACTCTACTTTCATAAATAACACGGCAACAACAAACGGTGGGGTTATAGGCGATGCTGGTACTTTGAATGTGACTAGCAGTACTTTCATAGGTAACCACGCAGACAACTGGGGAGGGGCTATCGTTACGGACCCATCAAGTCATATTGAGATCCATTATTGTAGTTTAATTGGAAACACAGCCTCAATGGGTAATGTTATTTACAATCAGGGTTATCTGAATGCTACTGATAATTGGTGGGGTTCTAATAATCCTGTATGGACAGACCTCATAGCAAAAGTCAGTGGAACAATAGATACTTCAACATGGCTTTACATGACAATGAATGCCATACCACCCACTATCAACAATACTCAGACTATTTTAGTCACAGTTAGCTTCAACAACCGTGACAATGGTACTACAGTTACTTCCTTCGATCCTAGTACAGGCCACATACCAGACGGAACACTTATAACCTACAGCAGTACCCTGGGAAATTTCAATCCTATAACTGCTACAACGGTTAATGGTATTGCAACATCACTGTTCACTGCAAACCAGTCAGGAACTGATTATCTCTATGCAACTAATGATGATCAAACTGTTTCAAGAAGGTTAACAGTAAACCAAGGACCTACCGTTACTACTGTGGGTGGTGTTACTGGTTATGCAGGTCAGAATGTGACTTTAACAGCTAATGTGGATTGCTATGGTAATCCTGTAAACGAAGGAACTGTTAGGTTCACTGTGGCAGGTAACACAGGCAGCATCATATTAAACCCAGTCCCTGTGAATAATGGCATAGCTGCCCTTAATTGGACAATACCAACCAGTTTTGGTGTTGGTGAGTACCTTATTGTTGCAGACTATTCTGGTAGTGGTAATTATTTGGCTTCTTCCAATGGTACGAACTTAACTGTAACTCCAAACCCTACAACTATTGTTGTGGGAGGTGTTAGTGGTTATGCTGGTCAGAATGTGACTTTCACAGCTAATCTGGTGGATTCTAATGGAAACCCAGTAACTGATGGACAGGTAACATTCAGGGTGAACAACACCAATAATGGCACTGTGGCTGTTTCTAATGGCACAGCCTCAATAACATGGGCAATACCAACTACATGGACTGCTGGTAACTACAGTGTCGTTGCAGACTATTCTGGAAGCAACAACTACTTGGCTTCTACAAATAGTACTTTGTTAACGTTGCAGCCATCTTCTTACCTGTACCTGAACACTACAACATCCAAAAAGAACCCAACTACTGGGGAAACATTCATATTAACCTACAAACTCAGTAACAGCGGACCCGACAATGCAACCAATGTTACAGTATCATTCCAGATACCAGCTGGTTTGGAATTTGTAAATGCAACTGTTGACAACGGAACAGTTACCTACAACCCAACCAACCGGACAGTAACATGGACCTTAACCAATGTAGAAGTAGGAGATCCCTATTTGTACCTCACAGTTAGGGCATTGGGAACTGGAAGCTACACTATAACACCAACGATAACCTCAGAGACATTCAATGGGAATACAGATCCATTAATGCCTTTCAGTATTAGTGTAAAAGCAGAGAACAACTCTAATAGTAGCACAGTGAACGCTGCATCTACAACCAAAACAGTACCAATGCAAACCACGGGTATGCCTGTAGCAGGATTAGTACTTGCAATTCTAGCTGTACTTGGAGGAACACTGGCACCAAGGAAAAAATAA